The candidate division TA06 bacterium DNA segment CGGCCTCCTTCGCACTCGGCTTCGCCAAGCATAAACTCCGCCGGAGGGAGCTTGCTCGGCGCTACAAGCAAGGATTCTCCGTACGTTCCCCAACTCCTCCCTGTCATCAACTTTTTCGGAGAAGAGCCACATTTTACATTTCAGCTCGAAAGTCCATGCCTGCCTGCCCCGTTTCACGGGGTCTCCGGCCCTCTCTCACTTAGCGCAGGATCGCGGAGCCCGGGCACCACTTGACAAGCGTTCCCTTTCCTCGTAGAGTTCGAACTGGACAGTAATCTCAGAGAGAGTTGGTCGCATTCAAGGTTTGAATAGGCAAATCCTGATCGGTCAAATGGAGTGATAATAGTCACCGTTCACCTCGGAGGTTACCACCATGGATAAGGCACAATCCGATTTTGATTTCAAGGTCATGTCTCTCACCTACAGATTCCGAGACCTTTTCTCGCCACCCAGGAATATTCTGGGGGAGGCTGGAATAGAACAGGGTTTTCACGTGCTTGATTATGGCTGCGGACCCGGAAGTTACACAACACCTCTTGAAGCACTGGTGGGAAAATCAGGGAAGATCTACGCTCTGGACATTCATCCACTTGCTATCAAGAAGGTTCAACGTATTGTTTCAAAGAAGCATCTGACAAATGTGAAAACCATTCACTCCGACTGCAAAACTGGATTGCCAGATAATAGTGTAAACGTGGTCCTACTATATGATATCCTCCACGATCTGAGTGACCCAAATGGAGTACTGGAGGAGTTACATCGAGTGTTGAAGCCAGGTGGAATCCTGTCCTTCACCGACCACCACTTGAAGGAGGACGAGATTCTATCCAAGGTAACGAATAAAGGATTATTCAGGCTGTCCAAAAAAGGCAAAAAAACATATACTTTCTCCAAAGAGGGATAGCAGTGCGCAACCACTACAAGAAGTATCCCTTGATAGGGGTGATCATATGCCTTTGGGCAGTTAATCTCTCTGCCCAGAGTCCTGATACCCTCTGGACGAGGACTTATGGAGGGACAAACGCCGATGCAGGTCGTTCAGTTCAGCACACCTCTGACGGGGGATTTATTGCTACTGGAAATACTGCTTCCTTCGGTTTCGGTGCCTCTGATCTCTATCTGGTGAAAACAGACTCCGACGGTGATACCATCTGGACAAAAGCATATGGAGGTACAACCTGGGACATAGGCTGTTCAGTTCGACAGACTTTCGATGGAGGTTACATCGTTGCAGGACAGACATTCTCATTCGGTGCAGGCCTTTGGGATGCCTATCTCATCAAGACTGACGCCAACGGCCATTTTCTGTGGGCAAAGACCTATGGGGGACCAGACTGGGATTATGCCTACTCGGTTGAACAGACCGCCGACAGTGGATACATAATCTGTGGAGAAACCTGGTCATTTGGCTCGGGGAACGCCGACATCTATCTCACGAAGACGGATGGGGATGGTAATGTTCTCTGGACAGAAGCATATGGAGACACACATAGAGACATAGGGAACTCAGTCCAGCAAACTAAAGATGGTGGATACATCATGACTGGAGAAACCATATCATATGGCGCCGGTAGGGGCGATCTCTTCCTGTTGAAGACGTATGCCGACGGAGACACGATGTGGATGCGAACATACGGCGATACATTGCACGAGAAGGGTCAGTCAGTTCAACAAACGCCTGACGGTGGATATATTGCTGTTGGGGAAACGTGGTCGTTCAGTGCGGGAAAGAGCGACATCTACATAGTAAGAACGGACAGTCTGGGTAATCTTATCTGGTACAAGTCCTACGGAGATACTCACTACGACTATGCCTCGTCTATCAAGCCAACGGGTGATGGCGGCTATATCATCGGAGGAACTACATGGTCCTTTGGCGCGGGTCTGTATGATGTATATCTACTTAAGATAGACGCAATTGGTGATACCGCCTGGACGATGACATGTGGAGGGCCAGGCAACGACGCACGCTTCGAGGTTGACACCATATCTGACGGCGGATACATCGCTGGAGGATGGACAGACTCTTACGGGGCAGGCGCGAATGATGTCTATCTCGTGAAGACGCAGCCAGAAGTTGGTGTCGAAGAGAACCATATTCCATGTCCCAATCCGCCATACAATATCTCAGACTTGAAGGTTTTCCCGAATCCGTTTAGTGGCATTGTAAACATCACATATTGGATAGAACAAAACGGAGAGAGTGCAGATCTGAAGATTTACGACGTGACCGGAAGAGTAGTGAAATCATTCTTGCCCCCTGCCTCCGACTTCTCAGTTCCCACTTCCATAACCTGGAATGGCCGAGATGAAAAAGGCAAAAGGATGGCAAGTGGGGCATATTTCGTCATGCTACGAGCTGGCGAGTCCAGAGCTACAAGAAGAGTTACCCTGCTCAGCAGGCTATAGACCAGGTGGCGTAGTCCACGTCTGTCCTAATTTGGCTCCTTGGAACCGAGCCTCGGGTAAAGGGCTGTCAGATTCCGATCTCTGACGCTTATTGCCAACCACAGATATGAGTGCATTGCGGACTTCCATACTGACCTGTTTTTTCATCTTGTTCGCTTGCTCTATGTCGAACATAGGTGCCAAGCCCTCTGCAGTTAAACGCGAGGGGGTAGAGATTATTCTCACAGGGAGAAAACAACGTTTTACCTTCAGCAGAATAGTCCGGATTGAGAGATGGGGAATTGTTGTAATAGACAGAGATCTGGAAAGAACGGCACTCTACCAGGTAATCAATACAGCCACACTGTATGATTCCACTTATGTGAACGCAATCAGGCGGCACGTTTCAAATCTCAAAGTCACTGTTGAAGGAGACGCTTTCATCCTTGATTTCAACGAGGCGATTCTACCAAGACTTGAGTATACTCATCCCAAAAAGGTAGTAGATTACAGATACTACACACTGAACTTATGTCTGGACAAAGTCGAGCACCTGGAAACAGGTTTTGTCTATTCCTTACGGCCATTTCAAAATCTACTTCATCGTATTACTGTTTCATTTGGCTACCCATATTCCAAAAATCCTTCTTATTATGTTTGGGGTCTCAATTATGGAATCGGCCTGCCAATTGTTAAAAGTGAGCATTATGTACTCGTGACATGGATAAATTACGCCAGAAAGTTCCTGGAAGTAGGTTCTGGTAGTGCGAGTGTTCATTCGCAAAAAGACACTTTTGCTCTCGGGGTAGGCAGTATCATGGGTAGCGACGAAAAAACATTCTATTCAGTGGATATCAAATATCATTTCAACAATGTGGAAATAGAAGGTACTGAGCAAAAACTGAGGCTTTTGCTCGGAATAAACAGAAAATTCTAGCGTAACAGCGACCATACGGGGTCAGACTGTAAGAGTTGAATCCTGTCAGCACATCGCATCAGAAGTACATCAGATACTTCGCCTTTATCGCACCGATACCGCTTACAAGTCGTAAATCCCCTGCTGCATCTATCTCCCTGGAGTCGTTAAAAGCGACATATAGCCAGCTCTTGGGCAAGAAATTCCAGGAGAAGAGCAGGCCAATCCGGTTATACAGCAGATCGGTGTTTCCAACGTCAGTTCCTGGGGTCCCCATCACGAATTCATTGAAGAGCCCAAGGCTCATATCGGCATTTATTCTGTAGTCAATTCTCGGAGTGGCAGATGTCGTGAGTGCGGCAACTGCACCGGTTGTATCCCACTCAGCCCAGATACTTGATCTCAAAGACGCAGACACCTCTGGTACGATGCCGTACCCCACCCGGAACCAGGTCGAAGCCTGATGAGCAAGAAAGCCCCTCGCGTAATTGTACCCATAGCTGTAGTTACCACCGAAATTAGTACTCTGGCCCGCAAGGTTCGCCCAGCCCGAGAGATCCACGCTACGGTTAAGATAGCTGGTGTCTGCCTCATGAGCGGGGCCACCGTGGAGCTCCAAGCTGAAGCCCCAGTCGTTGCGAAAGACCGGATTGAGTATGAAATAGCCAAGTGTTGACCATTCGTCCTGTCCCGGTTCCTGGATCCCAATAATGCCTGGAGCGAAGTAAAGATTCCTCAGAGCGCCCTTTTCATACGTCTTGAACGGGCCACTAATGAAAGTGAATTTCTTCCTCCCAGCCCATGGAACGTATCCGATGTCACTTACATCGAAGGAGTCACCCACAACTTCAACGGCGCCCATGGTAAGGAAATTTCCAAGAAAACCATGATAGCCGGATGAGACGGCCCAGCCCTTCTTACTACTCCTGTCGCTTACCGTGCCCTGAACAATGAACTGATTAACCCCCCTACGCATTACGCCATCAAGGCCAACTGCGTAATTGTAGTCGTCTCCATCAACCATGGTGCCACTGAAGAGCACCCCTATGTCTGAATTCCCAAACTGTCTGTGCTTCAACCTGCATACTGCAAAGCTCCTGTAGGGTTCGATTAAAGAATCGTTCTCTGAATACTCATCTGTGTAGGCTCCAAAAATCCCAGCGTTCCAATCTTCAGATTTGGTGGTCAACTTCAGCCCGCCGATTATGGGTATTACGTCTCCGTCGACCGACTTGCCGATGGTTCGAGAATAGAAGATGTTTAGTGGCCGGAAGAATCCCTTGTCGTCACCAAAGTGAGACATACGGAAGACCTCCATTCCCTCGATGAAAAATGGTCTCCGTTCGCCGTAGTAGGTGCGATAGCGGGAAAGGTTCAGCGTGAAGGGATCAGTTTCAATCTGCGCAAAGTCCGGGTAGGCAGTTGCGTTGAGCGTTGTCTGGGGAGTGAGGTCCCATTTGAAGTTCATGCTCACGCGGGGTTCCAATTTGCCTTTTTCTCCTTCGTAATCCTCGTACCTAACAAACGCTTCAGGATACAACTCAAAGTAGTAGCCCGTCACCTGAGGATTTATGCCATGAAGCGAACCATACTTTGAAACCATATCCGACTCTAACTGAGAAACTTCTGTCCAGTAATCGGTCTCCCGATTACTGGCGCTGTACCTGACGAACTGTATCCCCCATCGATCAAGTCCTTTCTTGTACCGGATTGATTTGAACGGTATTTTGATCTCTACCTGCCAGCGGTCATCAAGGACTTTCACACCCCGATACCAAACCCCTTCCCACGAATCATCCCTTGCTCTCCCATCATCAAGCACCCAGCCGTCCTGACGTATCCCGCTTGCGTACACGATGAAATAGTAAGCAGTATTCTTACTACCAAAGGGGTCAATACCTATGGCAATATAGTCCTCGTCGCTCGTCAGACAAGCGACCGGCTCATTTGTTTGCGCATGGAATCGCAAAGCGATGTAAAGGTTTTCCTTATCCTGCAAGATGTATACTACGGTCTTTTCGGTAGGAGGTTCTTTCTCGTGTGGCGCAAACTGTACGAAATCATACGCAGAGTCTGCCGCCTCCCAAGTTCTTTCTATAACTCCATCAATCACTGGCGCTATTTCAGCAGTACGTACTTCTATCGTTTTGCTGTTTGATGGGGTGGTTTCGGCAGGTTGGGCAAACAGGTTGGCGGTCAACAAGACCGCCAGCAGACCTGGAATGAATGCCAGCGCGCTCTTACCACCCTTTGAAGCGACCATTCTCATACCATGCACTTCCAGACTAACCTTCCTGAACCTAATGACTTATGGCCACCTTGGTCTTTCATTGGCGCCAGGTGAAGCATCGTCTACTAATACATACGTTCCAAGGGTAGTGATTGTTTCAACAAACTGGTAGGCTTCCTCACATGGTCAAGCCACCGGTAGGCTGCCCGCTCAAGTTTCGCAGAAGGACCTCGACAAGGTTAATCATATCGAAGCCTTATACCTTCTTGCTCATTTCTCAAAATAAAGCTCTGCAACCGAGGGGAGCCCCAGCATTTTGCGAAGAAGGCTGATCTTGCCCACGTGATATGCTTCGTGGGGTAGGAAGTGATTGAAAGCAGACAGAATGTTGGGTATTCTCTCTTCGGGGAAATTCGCTGTCGGCGACTTCAATTCATCCGAGGAAAGCGACAAAATATAGTTCTTTGTTACCTTCTGCCTGTTTTCAAGAGCTTTTTTGATCTCATCGAAGGGAGGATATTCACTTATGGCCGCGACTACCTTACTCCCATATCCAAACTTATCTTCCCACTCTTTTGGCAGGCGTTCGCCCCCTGCACATCCCCAGGTCACCATATAGCTCTCGGTCCAGAGAATGTGCCCAAGTTCCCAGAGGATGTGGTTCTTTGCACCAGGCGGTATAGTAATCATTTGCTCTTCGTTGAGCCCCTCGCAGCACTTCAAGACCCATTCTCTTACGTATTCGAATTGCGAAGCCAAAAAGTCCTTCAATTCCTCGCTCATGATTTCCTCCTTTTCAATTCATAATAAACGCGACAAGATGGGCAAGTCAAGCACAACACAACCCCTGGCTTCTGGAAAACGGGGGATATATAGCAAAGGAAAGAGGGCTGCACCATCTGCGATGGCCCAGCCCCTTTCCATGTTGTGTTTGTGGCCCCGAATTACTGTTGCTTGTACAGGTTAAGGTGCTGTACCTTCCCTTTCTCGTCGCGGGATTCGTTTCCAATGATCTGGTCGGACTCCAACTCGAAATTGCAGTTCGCTTTGTACCTCTTAAGCTCCTTGGTTTTTGCGACCTTCAACTCCTTGAAGAAGTCCAGTATCTCTTTCTTTCCGGGAACCTTCCTGCTTGTATCTCTGGCACCTATGGCGTCAAGCACGTATGCCTTAAGCAGTTTGTCTTTGACCTTGGCAAAGAACTTTGGATTGGCAAAGATGTCAACGCACACGACCTCACCATTGAGCGCCATGATCATCCCCACCATATCGTCATCCCTGAGACCTTTTTCCATCGCATCCAGGAAGGGTTTGCTTCTCCTGTCAACGCCTTTGCTCGAAAGTATCGCACGATAAGTACCGCTTTCGGATACCGCATCATGCTCCCGGCAGGTCTTGCTCACTTCATTCCATACGTCTTGCTGGCCCTTGAACTGGAGAGCACTCCTGACTGCTCTGGCCCCTAGTCCGCCACCCGATTTGAATTTGACAGACCCACCCTGCCACCTTCCATGTTCGACGCATTTTACCGAGACCTCGACTTCCTTACCCGCAGGAATGAGGACATCGTACGA contains these protein-coding regions:
- a CDS encoding DinB family protein, whose protein sequence is MSEELKDFLASQFEYVREWVLKCCEGLNEEQMITIPPGAKNHILWELGHILWTESYMVTWGCAGGERLPKEWEDKFGYGSKVVAAISEYPPFDEIKKALENRQKVTKNYILSLSSDELKSPTANFPEERIPNILSAFNHFLPHEAYHVGKISLLRKMLGLPSVAELYFEK
- a CDS encoding class I SAM-dependent methyltransferase is translated as MDKAQSDFDFKVMSLTYRFRDLFSPPRNILGEAGIEQGFHVLDYGCGPGSYTTPLEALVGKSGKIYALDIHPLAIKKVQRIVSKKHLTNVKTIHSDCKTGLPDNSVNVVLLYDILHDLSDPNGVLEELHRVLKPGGILSFTDHHLKEDEILSKVTNKGLFRLSKKGKKTYTFSKEG